From Arthrobacter sp. FW306-2-2C-D06B, a single genomic window includes:
- a CDS encoding metallopeptidase family protein, with amino-acid sequence MQSQHHVPGFTVQLSDTGDSQETTAAATSARGFRERRRNRHGRGLRGEIILPNLPGYRTRAERFDDLVLDSAERLQDMWGKRLDGVAFAVDEIPPNLEQLVAEGTAAPLGSYTPAAHGAGPVITIYRRVVEHTTGGREDLQDLVHDVVVEYTAEMLGVPPETLDPVYRRRYQ; translated from the coding sequence ATGCAGTCACAGCACCACGTTCCGGGCTTCACAGTCCAATTGTCCGACACCGGGGACAGCCAGGAAACGACGGCGGCGGCCACGTCCGCACGCGGCTTCAGGGAGCGCCGCAGGAACCGCCACGGGCGGGGGTTGCGCGGGGAAATCATCCTTCCCAACCTTCCCGGCTACCGGACGCGTGCCGAGAGGTTCGACGACCTCGTGCTCGATTCCGCGGAGCGGCTGCAGGATATGTGGGGCAAACGGCTCGACGGCGTGGCATTCGCCGTCGACGAGATCCCGCCGAACCTTGAGCAACTGGTGGCCGAGGGAACTGCGGCGCCGCTGGGCTCATACACCCCGGCAGCCCACGGCGCAGGACCCGTCATCACCATCTATCGGCGCGTCGTCGAGCACACCACCGGTGGCCGCGAGGACCTTCAGGACCTGGTGCACGACGTGGTCGTCGAGTACACCGCCGAGATGCTCGGAGTGCCGCCGGAGACCCTGGACCCCGTTTACCGCCGTCGTTATCAGTAA
- a CDS encoding DUF3499 domain-containing protein — protein sequence MGAIRQCSRSACRQSAVATLTYVYAESTAVLGPLATYAEPHSYDLCAQHAESLTVPRGWEVMRLAMPSSPPQPGPDDLLALANAVREAASAPAAPEQRTVRTPFDGPAPAEGTRRHLRILRDPS from the coding sequence GTGGGTGCAATCCGTCAGTGTTCCAGATCAGCCTGCCGCCAATCCGCGGTGGCTACTTTGACGTACGTTTACGCCGAGTCCACGGCGGTGCTGGGTCCGCTGGCCACATATGCCGAGCCGCATTCCTACGATCTGTGCGCGCAGCATGCCGAATCGCTGACTGTGCCGCGGGGCTGGGAAGTCATGAGGCTCGCCATGCCATCCTCACCGCCTCAGCCCGGGCCGGACGATCTCCTTGCCCTGGCGAACGCCGTGCGTGAAGCCGCGTCGGCCCCGGCCGCGCCGGAACAACGCACAGTCCGCACACCCTTCGACGGACCGGCCCCTGCAGAGGGAACCAGGCGCCACCTGCGCATCCTGCGCGATCCTTCCTGA
- a CDS encoding Trm112 family protein, translated as MPKVSPELLSILRCPVTGSPLEQDGEELVTTAAAASGEKLRYAIQDGIPLLLPPELLAAANAAASDQHDAGQHDGPGHA; from the coding sequence ATGCCAAAGGTCAGTCCTGAATTGTTGTCCATCCTGCGGTGCCCTGTCACCGGGTCCCCGCTGGAGCAGGACGGCGAGGAACTTGTCACGACGGCCGCTGCCGCGTCGGGTGAGAAGCTCCGCTATGCCATCCAGGACGGAATCCCCTTGCTGCTTCCCCCGGAGCTGCTGGCGGCCGCCAACGCCGCGGCCTCGGACCAACACGACGCAGGCCAACACGACGGCCCCGGCCACGCCTGA
- the ahcY gene encoding adenosylhomocysteinase, translating into MTFDYKVADISLAEAGRHQIRLAEHEMPGLMSLRAEFGPSQPLKGARIAGSLHMTVQTAVLIETLTALGAEVRWASCNIFSTQDEAAAAVVVGRGTVEDPQGVPVFAWKGETLEEYWWTAEQILSWPGADANPELGPNMILDDGGDATLLVHNGVEFEAAGAVPTATESDPEEYALVLDVLRKSLAADPKKWTRIAAGIRGVSEETTTGVHRLYQLAEQGKLLFPAINVNDSVTKSKFDNKYGIRHSLPDGLNRATDVLMGGKVAVVCGYGDVGKGAAEALRGQGSRVIVTEIDPICALQAAMDGYQVAKLDSVVEQGDIFITTTGNKDVIMASDMLRMKNKAIVGNIGHFDNEIDMAGLSKVPGVQKVEIKPQVHEWVFPPADGREERSIIVLSEGRLLNLGNATGHPSFVMSNSFANQTIAQIELWTKKDQTGSGPGAGREYSNQVYVLPKILDEKVARLHLDALGVELTELSKEQAEYLDLDVAGPYKPEHYRY; encoded by the coding sequence ATGACTTTCGACTACAAGGTTGCAGACATCTCCCTGGCTGAAGCCGGGCGTCACCAGATTCGCCTGGCCGAGCACGAAATGCCGGGCCTCATGTCGTTGCGCGCCGAGTTCGGTCCGAGCCAGCCGCTCAAGGGCGCGCGCATTGCGGGATCCCTGCACATGACCGTGCAGACCGCGGTGCTCATCGAGACGCTGACAGCCCTGGGCGCCGAGGTCCGCTGGGCCTCGTGCAACATCTTCTCCACGCAGGACGAGGCCGCTGCCGCCGTCGTGGTCGGCAGGGGAACCGTGGAGGATCCCCAGGGTGTTCCCGTGTTCGCCTGGAAGGGCGAGACTCTCGAAGAATACTGGTGGACCGCTGAGCAGATCCTCAGCTGGCCGGGCGCGGACGCCAACCCGGAGCTGGGCCCCAACATGATCCTCGACGACGGCGGCGACGCCACGCTGCTGGTCCACAACGGCGTCGAATTCGAAGCCGCAGGCGCTGTGCCCACGGCCACGGAAAGCGATCCCGAAGAGTATGCGCTCGTCCTTGATGTGCTGCGGAAGAGCCTTGCCGCCGACCCGAAAAAGTGGACCCGCATCGCGGCCGGCATCCGTGGCGTGAGTGAAGAAACCACCACGGGCGTGCACCGCCTCTACCAGCTCGCCGAACAGGGCAAGCTCCTGTTCCCGGCCATCAACGTCAACGACTCGGTGACCAAGAGCAAGTTCGACAACAAATACGGCATCCGCCACTCCCTGCCTGACGGGCTCAACCGCGCCACCGATGTGCTCATGGGCGGCAAGGTCGCCGTCGTCTGCGGTTATGGCGACGTCGGCAAGGGCGCCGCTGAGGCGCTTCGGGGCCAGGGTTCGCGCGTGATCGTGACGGAGATCGACCCCATCTGCGCACTCCAGGCAGCCATGGACGGCTATCAGGTAGCCAAGTTGGATTCGGTCGTGGAGCAGGGGGACATCTTCATCACAACCACCGGCAACAAGGACGTCATCATGGCCTCGGACATGCTCCGCATGAAGAACAAGGCGATTGTTGGCAACATCGGCCACTTCGACAACGAGATCGACATGGCCGGGCTGTCCAAGGTCCCCGGCGTCCAGAAAGTGGAAATCAAGCCGCAGGTGCACGAGTGGGTGTTCCCCCCGGCCGACGGCCGCGAAGAGCGATCGATCATCGTGCTGTCCGAGGGCCGCCTCCTGAACCTGGGCAACGCGACCGGCCACCCGTCGTTCGTCATGAGCAACTCCTTCGCGAACCAGACGATCGCCCAGATCGAGCTGTGGACCAAGAAGGACCAGACTGGCTCTGGCCCAGGGGCCGGGCGCGAATACTCGAACCAGGTCTACGTGCTGCCCAAGATCCTCGACGAGAAGGTCGCCCGCCTGCACCTGGACGCTTTGGGCGTGGAACTAACCGAGCTCAGCAAGGAACAGGCGGAATACCTGGACCTTGACGTCGCCGGGCCGTACAAGCCGGAACACTACAGGTACTGA
- a CDS encoding L,D-transpeptidase — translation MGLNPDGEQADTFEHVDAARLFDVEQESTSARHLDAGHLDAGHSDTTPTKRSRFRKVAWIVVVCLIAALSGTFAAVAPHAASAAIESEGSSGERSEAAAVLPVVKPATVVASPASGAKQVNPAAPVTISVKDGTLDRVSLTSARGKTVDGALTPDGLSWTASTPLEFNSSYTFNYTVADAAGRPTSKTGSFTTVSTQNEADAAMYPLDGAKVGVAQPLQLTFSEPVVNKAAVEKAIKVTSTSGQAGAFHWFSDTMVRYRPENFWAANSTVTVDLKLFGVDFGNGQIGNFNKSNTFKIGDKKVAVADAVAHTFTVSVNDQQVGQWPDTMGDTRFPSARGYLVLMEKYRVEHMDASTIGLKPGDPAYYGQLDVNYATRLTPSGEFIHQATDSALPYIGVTNLSHGCIGLGPDGAKWVFDNMTTGDVVQVVNTQGDYANFDDGFGDWNIPWAQYAN, via the coding sequence ATGGGCCTTAATCCCGACGGCGAGCAAGCGGACACTTTCGAGCATGTGGACGCTGCGCGGCTCTTCGACGTTGAGCAGGAAAGCACCAGTGCCCGGCACTTGGACGCTGGGCACTTGGACGCTGGGCACTCGGACACGACGCCGACGAAGCGAAGCCGGTTCCGCAAGGTCGCCTGGATCGTGGTTGTCTGCCTCATTGCCGCGCTCAGCGGCACGTTCGCCGCAGTGGCCCCGCATGCGGCCAGCGCGGCAATCGAGTCCGAGGGATCATCAGGTGAACGCAGCGAGGCGGCAGCAGTGCTGCCTGTCGTGAAGCCTGCCACGGTTGTTGCCTCGCCTGCGAGCGGGGCCAAACAGGTGAACCCGGCTGCGCCCGTCACGATCAGCGTCAAGGACGGAACCCTGGACAGGGTCTCCCTGACGAGCGCCCGAGGGAAGACCGTCGATGGTGCGTTGACCCCGGATGGACTGAGCTGGACCGCGTCCACGCCCCTCGAGTTCAACTCCTCCTACACCTTCAATTACACCGTTGCGGATGCGGCCGGACGCCCGACGTCGAAGACTGGATCCTTCACAACGGTTTCCACGCAGAACGAGGCCGACGCCGCCATGTACCCCCTGGACGGGGCGAAGGTGGGCGTGGCGCAGCCGCTCCAGCTCACGTTCAGTGAACCCGTGGTCAACAAAGCCGCCGTCGAGAAGGCCATCAAGGTTACCTCCACGTCGGGCCAGGCCGGGGCCTTCCACTGGTTCAGCGACACCATGGTGCGTTACCGTCCGGAGAACTTCTGGGCAGCGAACAGCACCGTCACCGTGGACCTCAAGCTGTTCGGGGTGGACTTCGGCAACGGACAGATCGGCAACTTCAACAAGTCGAACACCTTCAAGATCGGCGATAAGAAGGTGGCGGTGGCCGATGCGGTTGCCCACACATTCACGGTCAGTGTCAACGACCAGCAAGTGGGCCAGTGGCCGGACACCATGGGAGACACCAGGTTCCCTTCCGCGCGCGGCTACTTGGTGCTCATGGAAAAGTACCGGGTAGAGCACATGGACGCCTCGACCATCGGCCTCAAGCCGGGGGATCCGGCCTACTATGGACAGCTTGACGTCAACTACGCCACGCGCCTGACACCCAGCGGCGAGTTCATCCACCAGGCCACCGACTCGGCCCTGCCGTACATAGGTGTCACGAACCTCTCCCACGGCTGCATCGGACTGGGACCCGACGGTGCGAAATGGGTGTTCGACAACATGACAACTGGAGACGTCGTCCAGGTGGTCAATACCCAGGGTGACTACGCCAATTTCGACGACGGCTTTGGCGACTGGAACATCCCCTGGGCCCAATACGCCAACTAA
- a CDS encoding L,D-transpeptidase produces MASQRKRKAGKILGIMGMCAAVAAGGIGAATAPNWLQTGVESEAGSPQRTDVGLGSAVVKAVELGITPLDGAREVNPAVGPSVKAVHGTLKDIELVPATGGKAVKGAISADGSTWSTLDPLGFNTEYRFGFTVVDGAGREIRKTQSFTTVSTPNEANAMVFPNDGAVMGSGQPIEINFSEPVADKAAMEQAVKISVSSGQKVAWRWYSDRKVRIRPETFWGANTSVTVDMPLFGRDFGNGMIGNSDVKATFTTGPQRIAVVDDATKTMKVYFDGALVKTAPVTLGSPDWLSPTGYAVIMEQERHSRFNAGSIGLKSGDKGYYAPLVVEHANRLTNSGVYVHQALPSAYGAVGAYNVSHGCVGLLPADAAWFFNNMRTGDVVQVLNTGAPVVEPLEGFGDWNIAWAGYAKR; encoded by the coding sequence GTGGCGTCGCAAAGGAAGCGCAAAGCCGGGAAGATTCTCGGAATCATGGGGATGTGTGCCGCGGTTGCGGCCGGAGGAATCGGTGCTGCGACCGCCCCGAATTGGCTGCAAACGGGGGTCGAATCAGAAGCGGGATCGCCGCAACGCACGGATGTCGGACTGGGGTCCGCCGTCGTCAAGGCAGTAGAACTGGGAATTACGCCCCTTGACGGTGCCCGCGAAGTGAATCCCGCCGTCGGGCCATCCGTGAAGGCCGTGCACGGCACGCTGAAGGACATTGAACTTGTGCCGGCCACGGGCGGCAAGGCCGTCAAGGGAGCCATCAGCGCCGACGGCAGCACCTGGTCCACGCTGGATCCTTTGGGGTTCAACACTGAGTACCGTTTTGGCTTCACCGTTGTTGATGGCGCGGGCCGGGAAATCCGGAAGACCCAATCGTTCACCACGGTTTCCACGCCCAACGAGGCCAACGCCATGGTGTTCCCCAACGACGGTGCCGTCATGGGTTCTGGCCAGCCCATCGAAATCAACTTCAGCGAGCCCGTGGCGGACAAAGCCGCCATGGAACAGGCCGTGAAGATCAGTGTTTCCTCGGGCCAGAAGGTGGCCTGGCGCTGGTACTCGGACCGTAAAGTTCGTATCCGCCCGGAGACCTTCTGGGGAGCCAACACGAGCGTCACCGTGGACATGCCTCTGTTCGGCAGGGATTTCGGCAACGGAATGATCGGCAACTCAGACGTCAAGGCCACGTTCACGACCGGTCCACAGCGGATAGCGGTGGTGGACGACGCCACCAAGACCATGAAGGTGTATTTCGACGGCGCGCTCGTCAAGACCGCTCCGGTGACCCTCGGCAGTCCGGATTGGCTCTCGCCCACGGGCTACGCCGTGATCATGGAGCAGGAGCGCCACTCCAGATTCAACGCCGGCAGCATCGGCCTCAAATCCGGTGACAAGGGCTACTACGCACCGCTCGTCGTCGAGCACGCCAACCGGCTCACGAACTCAGGGGTCTACGTTCACCAGGCACTTCCATCGGCTTACGGGGCCGTCGGCGCGTACAACGTCTCGCACGGCTGTGTTGGATTGCTCCCGGCCGACGCCGCGTGGTTCTTCAACAACATGCGTACGGGGGACGTGGTGCAGGTGCTGAACACCGGTGCCCCCGTCGTGGAACCGCTGGAAGGCTTCGGCGACTGGAACATCGCCTGGGCCGGCTACGCGAAGCGCTGA
- a CDS encoding RDD family protein: MSSIITGEAVVLELRPASFGARALGLMLDVVAHIALLLGVLFLLGMAAPHVDAAAGRAMALSSVVLCLVVVPVAVETLSRGRSLGKLATGLRIVRDDGGSIRFRHAVIRGLIGFLEIYATFGGLAIAVALFNDKSKRLGDVVAGTYSLRQRVPAEPKILPYAPPYLQAWVGLADIGRVPDGMARRASQFVQQAWRMAPDSRAHMAAALASELAAYVAPSPPPGTTPEGYLHAVLGERRNRDLERLRRAEQRSAVVGDRLSRLPFTR, from the coding sequence TTGAGTTCGATCATTACCGGCGAGGCCGTGGTCCTTGAACTGCGGCCGGCGTCGTTCGGGGCGAGGGCACTCGGGCTCATGCTCGACGTCGTGGCTCACATTGCGTTGCTGCTGGGTGTGTTGTTCCTGCTCGGTATGGCGGCACCCCATGTGGACGCGGCCGCGGGCCGGGCGATGGCCTTGTCCAGCGTGGTGCTGTGCCTCGTGGTCGTCCCCGTAGCGGTGGAGACGCTGAGCCGCGGGCGTTCGCTGGGCAAGCTGGCTACCGGGCTCCGGATTGTGCGCGACGACGGCGGATCCATCCGCTTCCGGCACGCGGTGATCCGCGGGTTGATCGGCTTCCTGGAGATCTACGCGACCTTCGGCGGATTGGCCATTGCGGTGGCACTGTTCAACGACAAATCGAAGAGGCTCGGAGACGTTGTGGCCGGAACCTATTCGCTCAGGCAGCGCGTTCCCGCTGAACCTAAAATCCTCCCCTATGCCCCTCCGTACCTGCAGGCATGGGTGGGACTCGCGGATATCGGCAGGGTTCCGGACGGCATGGCGCGGCGGGCATCACAGTTCGTCCAGCAGGCCTGGCGGATGGCGCCGGACTCGCGCGCCCACATGGCCGCGGCCCTTGCGAGCGAATTGGCGGCTTACGTCGCCCCGTCGCCGCCGCCCGGAACCACACCGGAAGGCTACCTGCACGCTGTGTTGGGCGAGCGCAGAAACCGGGACCTGGAACGGCTGCGCCGCGCAGAACAACGCAGCGCCGTTGTCGGCGATCGACTCAGCAGGCTTCCGTTCACGCGCTAG
- a CDS encoding stage II sporulation protein M, whose protein sequence is MDMDAFSVVNGTKWSRLNELAHKRRLDGGEADELLRLYQVVSSHLSLIRSVAPESALSASLSAALAQARTRFTGARSNFIEDLARFFVVSLPAAFYRLRWLTVWCGVFFCVVAGAYTLWIGTSADALRALGSSTAVKQYVDHDFVGYYSENPAASFAGAVWTNNAWIGAQAVALGITGFWVPYALFANAQGLGVAAGVFAATGKMDVFFSYILPHGLMELTAVFIASAGGLRIFWAMVSPGPRRRMQAVADEGRSLITVALGLVLVLFVSGLVEAFVTPSPLPVWAKILIGSLVLAAYWVYALVLGGRAFRAGATGDLDANDAGYREIAA, encoded by the coding sequence GTGGACATGGATGCCTTCTCTGTCGTGAACGGGACGAAATGGTCCCGCTTGAACGAGCTCGCGCACAAACGGCGCCTTGACGGTGGTGAAGCCGACGAGCTTCTGCGTTTGTACCAAGTGGTGTCGTCACACCTGTCCCTCATCAGGTCCGTGGCCCCGGAGAGCGCGCTCTCCGCCTCTTTGTCGGCGGCCCTCGCCCAGGCCCGTACCCGCTTCACCGGGGCGCGGTCGAATTTCATCGAAGACCTCGCCCGCTTTTTCGTGGTGTCCCTGCCCGCAGCGTTCTACCGCTTGCGCTGGCTCACGGTCTGGTGCGGGGTTTTCTTCTGCGTTGTGGCAGGCGCCTACACCCTCTGGATCGGAACGTCCGCGGACGCCTTGAGGGCCCTCGGAAGCAGCACTGCCGTGAAGCAATACGTCGACCATGACTTCGTCGGCTACTACTCCGAGAACCCCGCTGCGTCTTTTGCCGGCGCCGTCTGGACCAACAATGCCTGGATAGGGGCGCAGGCCGTGGCCTTGGGCATCACCGGTTTCTGGGTGCCATACGCGCTTTTCGCGAATGCACAGGGCCTGGGAGTCGCAGCGGGCGTGTTTGCCGCCACCGGCAAGATGGACGTGTTCTTCAGCTACATCCTCCCGCACGGCCTCATGGAGTTGACGGCCGTCTTCATCGCCTCCGCGGGCGGCCTCCGCATTTTCTGGGCCATGGTTTCCCCGGGACCGCGGCGTAGGATGCAGGCAGTCGCGGACGAAGGGCGTTCCCTGATCACGGTGGCCCTCGGCCTGGTGCTTGTCCTGTTCGTTTCCGGACTTGTCGAGGCATTTGTGACGCCGAGCCCGCTTCCTGTGTGGGCCAAGATCCTGATCGGTTCGCTCGTTCTCGCGGCATACTGGGTCTATGCCTTGGTGCTGGGCGGGCGGGCATTCCGTGCAGGCGCCACCGGCGACCTGGACGCAAACGATGCCGGCTACCGGGAGATAGCCGCCTGA
- a CDS encoding TIGR01906 family membrane protein has protein sequence MTEKSPIPKDPDADIHDDGDEPAFEWMKPAPKSAAADVRPAGAADGARDSSAKRVPEEGKQGAGAVSGAVGGEAARPLAERPVAAQQPESRADRKAAEAAEAGPEPALFAEPLPTSALQVRPPEAEVERRNHEREQAAKAKPLAPRIFQVLLAAFYPVVLLVLAIRAVASPLFLWVEYYRPGFPGDGYGFNADDRMTYGSYALDYLSNWSGPRYLGELVNHNGEKLFKEGEVSHMADVKTVMLSAFGAGALMIIIGIIAMIYLRKRSTGGIRRGLFAGSIVTLVLILGLGTLAALGWQQFFTDFHHIFFANGTWTFALDDTLIRLFPGQYWMDSGIAIGALVFITALLTLIFTWPTRRRRGLSPKNEAAADDSVDTDPEVRAEAGTPEK, from the coding sequence GTGACCGAGAAGAGCCCGATCCCCAAAGACCCGGACGCGGATATCCACGACGACGGCGACGAGCCGGCCTTCGAATGGATGAAGCCCGCCCCCAAGTCCGCGGCCGCTGACGTACGCCCGGCAGGGGCCGCTGACGGAGCGCGGGACTCTTCGGCGAAGCGCGTGCCAGAAGAAGGCAAACAGGGAGCTGGGGCCGTGTCAGGCGCAGTTGGAGGCGAAGCTGCACGGCCTCTCGCCGAACGGCCCGTCGCAGCACAACAGCCGGAGAGCCGGGCAGACCGCAAAGCCGCTGAGGCTGCGGAGGCCGGGCCGGAACCGGCCCTCTTCGCAGAGCCTCTGCCGACGTCGGCCCTTCAGGTCCGCCCGCCGGAAGCCGAGGTGGAACGCCGCAACCACGAGCGGGAGCAGGCCGCCAAAGCCAAGCCGCTGGCGCCCCGCATTTTCCAGGTCCTGCTCGCCGCCTTCTACCCGGTGGTCCTCCTGGTGCTGGCAATCCGCGCCGTCGCGAGCCCGCTGTTCCTGTGGGTGGAGTATTACCGGCCGGGCTTCCCCGGAGACGGCTATGGCTTCAATGCCGATGACCGGATGACGTATGGTTCCTATGCCCTGGACTATCTCAGCAACTGGTCCGGGCCACGCTACTTGGGCGAGCTTGTCAACCACAACGGCGAGAAGTTGTTCAAGGAGGGCGAAGTTTCCCACATGGCCGATGTCAAGACCGTGATGCTCTCGGCATTCGGGGCCGGCGCCCTCATGATCATCATTGGGATCATCGCGATGATCTATCTGCGCAAACGAAGCACGGGAGGGATCCGCCGCGGACTCTTTGCCGGTTCGATCGTCACCTTGGTCCTCATCCTGGGACTGGGCACGCTTGCGGCACTGGGCTGGCAGCAGTTCTTCACGGACTTCCACCACATCTTCTTCGCCAACGGCACCTGGACCTTCGCACTCGACGACACGTTGATCCGCTTGTTCCCGGGACAGTACTGGATGGATTCCGGAATTGCGATCGGCGCCTTGGTCTTCATCACGGCGCTGCTGACCCTCATCTTCACTTGGCCTACCCGCCGTCGTCGCGGACTCTCTCCCAAGAACGAAGCCGCCGCGGACGACAGTGTGGATACCGACCCGGAGGTCCGCGCGGAGGCCGGCACGCCGGAGAAGTAG
- a CDS encoding dolichyl-phosphate-mannose--protein mannosyltransferase, translating into MTDTSVRPAPQTWLIRRWLTRPEDAFTAEALRTRLIGSIQSWRDYPPSLRLWFWLIPTITAVIGGILRFVRLDAPHSLVFDETYYVKDAYSFLVSGYERSWPDKANDAFNAGNPNVLLNSPEYVVHPPVGKWMIAFGMWFFGSDNSFGWRFSAALTGTLSIALIALIALKLFRSHILGAAAGLLLAVDGHHLVMSRTSLLDIFLMFWLLAAFGALLMDRDDGRRRLAARLAALAGASKDGRPTALHLASGPWLGFRWWRLAAGVCLGLAVGTKWSALFFVVAFGLLTVFWDMSARRIAGIRSWPSAGIIKDGIPAFFTMIPVAGAVYLSTWTGWFLSKDAYYRHWADANPSDTWGWIPGPLRSLAYYHMEAYNFHQGLSSPHPYSASPWTWLVMGRPTSFYYESPKQGTPGCDLPNCTSAILSVGNPVIWWGATIALFVVLFWWAGRRDWRAGAILAGVAAGYLPWFMYPERTMFYFYALSFEPFLVLALVYGLGLVLGKSGAPPWRRRSGLYVVGLVVALAVLLSAFFYPVWTAEVISYQDWRVRMWMPSWI; encoded by the coding sequence GTGACCGATACCTCCGTGCGCCCCGCCCCGCAAACCTGGTTGATACGGCGCTGGTTGACCCGGCCAGAGGACGCCTTCACGGCCGAGGCCCTGCGGACGCGGCTCATTGGCAGCATCCAAAGCTGGCGGGATTATCCGCCGTCCTTGAGGCTGTGGTTCTGGCTGATCCCAACTATCACTGCCGTGATCGGCGGGATCCTGCGTTTCGTCCGCCTCGACGCACCGCACAGCCTCGTCTTCGACGAGACCTACTACGTCAAGGACGCCTACTCGTTCCTGGTCAGCGGATACGAGAGGAGCTGGCCGGACAAGGCCAACGATGCCTTCAATGCAGGCAACCCGAACGTCCTGCTCAACTCTCCTGAGTACGTGGTACATCCCCCCGTAGGGAAATGGATGATCGCCTTCGGAATGTGGTTCTTTGGCTCGGACAATTCCTTCGGCTGGAGGTTTTCCGCGGCCCTGACGGGCACCCTCTCCATCGCCCTGATCGCCCTGATCGCCCTGAAGTTGTTCCGGTCCCACATCCTCGGCGCGGCTGCTGGGCTGCTGCTCGCCGTGGACGGCCACCACTTGGTCATGTCGCGGACGTCCCTGCTGGACATCTTCCTGATGTTTTGGCTGCTCGCTGCCTTTGGCGCCCTGCTGATGGATCGCGACGACGGACGGCGCCGGCTGGCTGCACGGCTCGCCGCGCTGGCAGGCGCCTCCAAGGACGGCCGGCCGACGGCGTTGCACCTCGCCTCGGGGCCGTGGCTCGGATTCCGCTGGTGGCGGCTGGCGGCCGGCGTCTGCCTCGGCCTGGCGGTCGGCACCAAGTGGTCGGCACTGTTCTTCGTGGTTGCTTTCGGCCTGTTGACCGTTTTCTGGGACATGAGCGCGCGGCGCATCGCGGGCATCCGGAGCTGGCCCAGCGCCGGAATCATCAAGGACGGCATTCCGGCGTTCTTCACCATGATCCCGGTGGCCGGAGCCGTGTACCTGTCGACGTGGACCGGCTGGTTCCTTTCCAAGGACGCCTACTACCGGCACTGGGCGGATGCGAACCCCTCCGATACATGGGGATGGATTCCCGGGCCGCTGCGGTCCCTGGCGTACTACCACATGGAGGCTTACAACTTCCATCAAGGCCTCAGCTCGCCGCACCCGTATTCGGCGAGCCCGTGGACCTGGCTTGTCATGGGGCGGCCCACCTCGTTCTACTACGAGTCCCCCAAACAGGGAACCCCCGGCTGCGACCTGCCCAACTGCACCTCGGCGATCCTGTCCGTCGGTAACCCGGTGATCTGGTGGGGTGCCACTATTGCGCTCTTCGTAGTGTTGTTCTGGTGGGCGGGCCGGCGCGACTGGCGGGCCGGGGCCATCCTGGCCGGCGTCGCCGCAGGGTATTTGCCGTGGTTCATGTATCCGGAGCGCACCATGTTCTACTTCTACGCGCTTTCCTTCGAACCCTTCCTCGTGCTGGCTCTCGTCTATGGATTGGGACTGGTGCTCGGCAAGAGCGGGGCTCCTCCGTGGCGCCGCCGCTCCGGCCTGTACGTGGTTGGCCTTGTGGTCGCCCTTGCCGTGCTGTTGTCGGCGTTCTTCTATCCGGTGTGGACGGCAGAAGTGATCAGCTACCAGGACTGGCGCGTGCGTATGTGGATGCCGTCCTGGATCTAA
- the rsmI gene encoding 16S rRNA (cytidine(1402)-2'-O)-methyltransferase, translating to MGRIVLAATPIGNVGDASSRLIELLQTADIVAAEDTRRLHRLVQSLGITVSGRVISYHEHNEAAKTEELLDHVRAGKTIIMVSDAGMPAVSDPGFRLVEGAVAAGLFVTAFPGPSAVLTALALSGLPTDRFCFEGFLPRKAGERSSRLADLGNERRTMVFFEAPHRLEPMLRALHERFGSDRRIAVCRDLTKTYEEVIRGTVRELLEWAENNEVRGEIAVVVAGAPEQAPGKPEDHVAAVNELIAKGIRLKEAVAAVAEEARISKRELYSAVLAAR from the coding sequence GTGGGCCGGATCGTGCTGGCTGCCACTCCCATCGGCAACGTCGGCGATGCCTCCAGCCGGCTCATCGAGTTGTTGCAGACGGCTGACATCGTGGCCGCAGAGGACACCCGGCGCCTGCACCGGCTCGTCCAGTCGCTTGGCATCACCGTTTCCGGCCGGGTTATCAGCTACCACGAGCACAACGAGGCCGCCAAGACCGAGGAACTCCTGGACCACGTCCGCGCGGGCAAGACCATCATCATGGTGAGCGACGCCGGCATGCCCGCAGTGTCCGACCCCGGCTTCCGCCTCGTGGAGGGAGCCGTGGCAGCAGGACTCTTCGTCACCGCCTTCCCCGGCCCGTCCGCAGTGTTGACCGCCCTGGCGCTATCAGGGCTGCCCACGGACCGGTTCTGCTTCGAGGGATTCCTTCCCCGCAAAGCCGGCGAACGCAGCTCCCGGCTTGCGGACCTCGGCAACGAACGCCGGACCATGGTGTTCTTCGAGGCACCGCACCGGCTCGAGCCAATGCTCCGTGCCCTTCACGAGCGGTTCGGTTCGGACCGCCGCATCGCCGTGTGCCGCGATTTGACGAAGACCTACGAGGAAGTCATCCGGGGAACGGTCCGGGAACTGCTCGAGTGGGCTGAAAACAACGAGGTCCGCGGCGAGATTGCCGTCGTCGTGGCCGGCGCCCCTGAACAGGCGCCGGGCAAACCCGAGGACCATGTTGCCGCGGTCAATGAGCTCATTGCCAAGGGAATCAGGCTCAAGGAAGCAGTAGCCGCGGTGGCCGAGGAGGCCCGCATCAGCAAGCGCGAGCTGTACTCTGCGGTGCTCGCGGCGCGGTAG